A single region of the Lotus japonicus ecotype B-129 chromosome 4, LjGifu_v1.2 genome encodes:
- the LOC130714680 gene encoding nucleobase-ascorbate transporter 2-like produces the protein MAAIKPEEISHPPMEQLQGLEYCIDSNPSLVETILLGFQHYILALGTAVMIPSFLVPLMGGSDGDKVRVVQTLLFVGGINTLLQTLFGTRLPTVLGGSYAFMVPIVSIIRDPSFAMIEDPHLRFLSTMRAVQGALIVASSIQIILGFSQLWSICSRFFSPLGMVPVIALVGFGLFDRGFLVVGTCVEIGIPMLILFIAFSQYLKNLQTRQVPILERFALLISATVIWAYAHLLTASGAYRDRPELTQRSCRTDRANLISSAPWIKIPYPLEWGAPTFDAGHAFGMMAAVLVSLIESTGAYKAASRLASATPPPAHILSRGIGWQGIGILLNGLFGTLTGSTVSVENVGLLGSNRVGSRRVIQVSAGFMIFFSMLGKFGALFASIPFPIFAAVYCVLFGIVGSVGLSFMQFTNMNSMRNLFIIGVSLFLGLSVPEYFREYTIRALHGPAHTKAGWFNDFLNTIFYSPPTVALIVAVFLDNTLDYKDSAKDRGMPWWAKFRAFKADSRNEEFYSLPFNLNRFFPPS, from the exons ATGGCAGCTATAAAGCCAGAGGAGATAAGCCACCCACCAATGGAACAACTTCAGGGCTTAGAGTACTGTATAGATTCAAACCCATCTTTGG TGGAGACAATACTTCTGGGTTTTCAGCATTACATTTTGGCCTTAGGAACTGCAGTGATGATTCCTTCATTTCTTGTGCCTTTGATGGGTGGAAGTGAT GGTGATAAAGTGAGGGTGGTACAAACTCTGCTTTTTGTTGGAGGAATTAATACACTTTTGCAGACACTATTTGGAACTAGGTTACCAACTGTATTAGGAGGATCATATGCCTTCATGGTCCCCATTGTATCGATAATCCGCGATCCATCTTTCGCAATGATAGAGGACCCACATTTG AGATTTCTCAGCACTATGAGAGCAGTCCAAGGTGCACTAATAGTAGCATCAAGCATACAGATTATTTTGGGATTTAGTCAACTATGGTCAATTTGCTCTAG GTTTTTCAGCCCACTTGGAATGGTTCCAGTAATTGCATTAGTTGGTTTTGGATTATTTGACAGAGGGTTCCTTGTG GTTGGGACTTGTGTTGAAATCGGAATTCCCATGCTAATCCTGTTTATAGCCTTCTCTCAG TATTTAAAAAATCTTCAGACAAGACAAGTACCAATACTAGAGCGATTTGCTCTACTCATATCAGCCACAGTGATATGGGCATATGCACATCTCCTAACAGCAAGTGGAGCTTACAGAGACCGCCCAGAATTAACGCAACGTAGTTGCAGGACAGACAGGGCTAATCTCATTTCTTCTGCTCCATG GATAAAGATCCCATACCCTCTTGAGTGGGGTGCTCCTACATTTGATGCTGGCCATGCTTTTGGAATGATGGCTGCTGTCTTGGTCTCATTAATTGAG TCAACTGGTGCATACAAGGCTGCATCGCGATTAGCAAGTGCCACACCACCTCCTGCTCATATCCTGAGCCGCGGTATCGGTTGGCAGGGAATTGGAATCTTGCTGAATGGCCTTTTTGGAACACTGACTGGTTCAACAGTTTCTGT AGAGAATGTGGGGCTTCTAGGAAGCAACCGTGTTGGCAGCCGAAGGGTCATTCAAGTTTCAGCTGGGTTTATGATATTCTTCTCAATGTTAG GAAAATTTGGAGCTTTATTTGCATCAATACCATTCCCCATTTTTGCTGCTGTATACTGTGTTTTGTTTGGTATTGTCG gTTCTGTGGGGCTATCATTTATGCAATTCACAAACATGAATTCAATGAGGAACCTCTTTATTATTGGTGTTTCCCTCTTCTTAGGGTTGTCTGTTCCGGAGTATTTCAGAGAATACACCATCAGGGCACTTCATGGTCCTGCCCATACAAAGGCTGGATGG TTCAATGATTTCCTTAACACTATCTTCTACTCTCCCCCAACTGTTGCATTGATTGTTGCTGTGTTCTTGGACAACACTCTTGACTACAAGGATAGTGCCAAGGATAGGGGAATGCCATGGTGGGCTAAGTTTAGAGCATTTAAAGCCGATAGCCGGAATGAAGAGTTCTACTCACTCCCTTTCAACCTCAACCGGTTCTTCCCTCCATCCTAA
- the LOC130714105 gene encoding uncharacterized protein LOC130714105 has protein sequence MVIRKELVDQDWEIYLHSFDEDTAWGVDYRQEKNVCVGGATIFKRDQAGQIVETQPIRGKIRFPHAPFRFGLPLGMDFLSGSESDPSEGPGYESGEGSEPSVTSEYRNPTEGLLVPKEEPVSPIAPPEQELNQGLMDPVPLGFGWSLEALRQWNLDMKVELPKPGEETPEPSNMWAREDADCNEWP, from the coding sequence atggtgatccggaaggagctagtggatcaggactgggagatttATCTCCATAGTTTTGATGAGGACACGGCCTGGGGTGTCGACTACCGCCAGGAGAAGAACGTGTGCGTCGGCGGCGCGACCATCTTCAAAAGAGACCAAGCTGGGCAGATTGTTGAGACTCAGCCTATCAGAGGGAAGATTCGGTTTCCTCACGCACCCTTCCGTTTTGGACTCCCCTTAGGGATGGATTTTCTCAGCGGTTCGGAGTCGGACCCTAGTGAGGGGCCAGGCTACGAGTCAGGCGAGGGGAGCGAGCCTTCAGTGACTTCCGAGTACCGGAATCCGACAGAGGGACTTTTGGTGCCGAAGGAGGAGCCGGTGAGCCCCATTGCACCACCCGAGCAAGAGCTGAATCAGGGACTCATGGATCCCGTACCATTAGGGTTTGGGTGGAgcttggaggcattgaggcagtggaacctggacatgaaagttgagcttccgaagccaggagaggagacgccggagccttccaacatgtgggccagagaagatgcagactgcaacgagtggccttga
- the LOC130714381 gene encoding uncharacterized protein LOC130714381 has product MDQARSGGSGEMLDHVDEGVGENLSHLGEGVAIDVGAGGSLGDRASVSGEDGISEEMCSDDLGLNNKEVEEGPQEVKGQDIGEPQKIGDELREVDQGTSYNSSGLVNPEVPETETFVVLDLSAQSEGVNGGNRKLEEKANESGLRKLSVKAPKGVSVADKNSCVIDINCGSCKEFCGNKEGEMICRICHLASEQPLEATAAGGAPNSVGNGTGLIVLGCACKDELGIAHSHCAEAWFKIKGNRVCEICGQTAKNVSDITDNRFMEEWNASRFIDGDDTSSRRCGGCWRGQPFCNFLMACLVIAFVLPWFFRVNMF; this is encoded by the exons ATGGATCAGGCAAGAAGTGGAGGAAGTGGTGAGATGTTGGACCATGTTGATGAAGGGGTGGGTGAGAATTTGAGCCATTTGGGTGAAGGAGTTGCAATTGATGTAGGAGCTGGTGGTAGCTTGGGTGACAGAGCTAGTGTAAGCGGCGAAGATGGGATTTCAGAAGAGATGTGCAGTGATGATCTCGGGTTGAATAACAAGGAGGTAGAGGAAGGGCCTCAAGAAGTTAAGGGTCAGGACATCGGGGAACCGCAGAAGATCGGTGATGAATTGCGCGAGGTTGATCAAGGAACTAGCTATAATTCGAGTGGTTTGGTTAATCCGGAAGTACCTGAGACTGAGACCTTTGTTGTATTAGATCTTTCTGCTCAGAGTGAGGGTGTAAATGGTGGTAATAGGAAATTGGAAGAAAAAGCGAATGAATCAGGGTTGCGTAAGTTATCCGTTAAGGCGCCAAAAGGGGTGTCTGTGGCAGATAAAAATTCATGTGTGATTGATATAAACTGTGGCAGCTGCAAAGAGTTTTGTGGGAATAAGGAAGGTGAAATGATTTGTAGGATTTGCCATTTGGCCTCTGAGCAACCATTAGAAGCAACAGCTGCTGGCGGCGCTCCGAATAGTGTTGGGAATGGTACTGGTTTGATTGTGCTTGGTTGTGCTTGTAAAGATGAGCTAGGCATTGCACACAGTCATTGCGCTGAGGCATGGTTCAAGATTAAAGGAAACAG GGTATGTGAAATATGTGGTCAGACTGCAAAAAATGTTTCGGATATTACTGATAATAGATTTATGGAAGAGTGGAATGCAAGTAGATTCATCGACGGCGATGATACCTCGTCCCGCAGGTGCGGTGGGTGCTGGCGCGGACAGCCCTTCTGTAACTTCTTGATGGCGTGCCTGGTGATCGCCTTTGTTCTGCCATGGTTCTTTCGTGTAAATATGTTCTAG